A single region of the Sorghum bicolor cultivar BTx623 chromosome 9, Sorghum_bicolor_NCBIv3, whole genome shotgun sequence genome encodes:
- the LOC8076838 gene encoding serine/threonine-protein kinase-like protein At3g51990: MGYLSCRADSSVATCRSITAISPLPISRRSGSGSGGGSSSSRRPALPPAPAAIERFDYAELEAATSHFADAALLGRGSHGAVYKAVLPSGRAVAVKRPSPRRPEVDNEIRILSSVRGPRLVNLLGFSDPGPNTPAPARLLVVEYMPNGTLYDLLHSNPRPPGWPRRLRLALQTARALRALHDADPPVIHRDVKSANVLLDANLDARLGDFGLALRVPKPNAAGAAAAATTPAPAGTLGYLDPAYVTPESLSTKTDVFSFGILLLEIISGRRAIDVQHSPPSVVEWAVPLLRKGKVASLFDPRVAAPRDPATRKDLAALAASCVRSCRERRPSMADIVQRLVVLSKAVSAKVWNGLADGLAVVGNPCAVVDVHKTISKRAAASNRAESERESTSALAFDDDEKEEADAVALEEDQVPLVGAKKSPRPLKNGIVLSEAGARERRNLLDLMARIDGVAGQRFGITRARTVRATGELIEKDAVLLLRRNQTVRVVGSEALPKSERISRFDVKIKHKAGEEEQEKAGKIQEKAEKIQDNASGIQECSKETLGKTGKLLEATQPNPDKEEKIQEKEEQNLEKVENVQENEGRIPCTVEKIQESQGGTRDKVEKFI; this comes from the coding sequence ATGGGGTACCTCTCCTGCCGCGCGGACTCGTCCGTGGCGACGTGCCGCTCCATCACGGCCATCTCGCCGCTCCCAATCTCGCGCCGCTCGGGGTCGGGGTCAGGGGGCGGTTCCTCTTCCTCCAGACGGCCCGcgctgccgccggcgccggcggccatCGAGCGCTTCGACTACGCGGAGCTGGAGGCGGCCACGTCCCACTTCGCGGACGCGGCGCTGCTGGGCAGGGGCAGCCACGGGGCCGTCTACAAGGCCGTGCTCCCCTCGGGCCGCGCCGTCGCCGTCAAGCGCCCTTCCCCGCGCCGCCCCGAGGTGGACAACGAGATCCGCATCCTCTCCTCCGTCCGCGGTCCGCGCCTCGTCAACCTCCTCGGCTTCTCTGACCCCGGCCCCAATACCCCCGCCCCGGCGCGCCTTCTCGTCGTCGAGTACATGCCCAACGGCACGCTCTACGACCTGCTCCACTCCAACCCGCGCCCGCCCGGGTGGCCGCGCCGCCTCCGCCTCGCGCTGCAGACCGCCAGGGCGCTGCGCGCGCTCCACGACGCCGACCCGCCCGTCATCCACCGCGACGTCAAGTCCGCCAACGTCCTGCTCGACGCCAACCTCGACGCGCGCCTCGGCGACTTTGGCCTCGCCCTCCGCGTGCCCAAGCCCAATGCCGCCggcgctgctgccgccgccacgACGCCCGCGCCCGCGGGCACGCTCGGCTACCTCGACCCGGCCTACGTCACGCCCGAGAGCCTCAGCACCAAGACGGACGTCTTCAGCTTCGGGATCCTGCTGCTGGAGATCATCAGCGGTCGCAGGGCCATCGACGTCCAGCACTCGCCGCCGTCCGTCGTCGAGTGGGCCGTCCCGCTCCTGCGGAAGGGCAAGGTGGCCTCGCTCTTCGACCCGCGTGTGGCGGCACCACGCGACCCGGCCACCCGCAAGGACCTCGCCGCCCTCGCCGCTAGCTGCGTGCGCTCTTGCAGGGAGCGGCGGCCCTCCATGGCAGACATCGTCCAGCGTCTCGTGGTTCTCAGCAAAGCAGTGTCGGCCAAGGTGTGGAACGGGCTCGCCGATGGGCTCGCCGTGGTAGGGAACCCCTGCGCGGTTGTTGATGTTCACAAGACCATCTCGAAGCGAGCTGCTGCCAGCAACAGAGCTGAATCGGAGAGGGAGTCGACCTCAGCATTGGCGTTTGACGACGATGAAAAGGAGGAAGCAGATGCAGTGGCCTTGGAGGAGGATCAGGTGCCATTGGTTGGTGCCAAGAAGTCACCCCGACCACTGAAGAACGGTATAGTCTTATCTGAGGCAGGGGCTCGGGAGAGGAGAAATCTCTTGGACCTGATGGCTCGGATCGATGGTGTTGCCGGCCAAAGATTCGGTATTACCAGAGCAAGAACAGTGCGTGCTACTGGTGAGCTTATTGAAAAGGATGCAGTGTTGCTCCTAAGGAGGAACCAGACAGTAAGAGTTGTTGGATCTGAGGCACTGCCAAAGTCTGAAAGGATTTCTCgttttgatgtgaagatcaaacACAAAGCGGGTGAAGAGGAGCAAGAGAAGGCAGGGAAAATCCAAGAGAAAGCAGAGAAAATCCAAGATAATGCAAGTGGGATTCAAGAATGTTCCAAGGAAACATTAGGCAAAACAGGCAAATTGTTAGAGGCAACGCAGCCAAACCCCGACAAAGAAGAGAAGATTCAAGAAAAGGAAGAGCAAAACCTTGAAAAAGTGGAAAATGTTCAAGAGAATGAAGGCAGAATCCCATGCACGGTAGAGAAAATCCAGGAAAGTCAAGGAGGAACCCGAGACAAAGTAGAAAAGTTCATTTGA
- the LOC8076839 gene encoding protein N-terminal glutamine amidohydrolase isoform X2: protein MDGGRAAAVGGDPSPIAAPTNPSALSSRPVDVSSFTHTPCYCEENVYMLCKELIRTGVADPAGTDLYVVFISNEEKKVPLWHQKAGHSDNGFICWDYHVICIQSRRSKGEVLDFVWDLDSDLPFPSPFIQYVSDAIQPLSFSNSRYARLFRVIHAPVFLRSFASDRSHMKDPEGNWIQLPPKYEPVVAEDGTTNNLNEYIMMSVEDVADVESMANDVYYNKHGVVLNETILPKFFAQLPGPDT from the exons ATGGACGGCGGACGAGCCGCAGCCGTCGGCGGCGACCCCTCTCCCATCGCTGCTCCTACCAATCCCTCGGCGCTGAGCAGCAGGCCCGTCGATGTCTCCTCGTTTACCCACACCCCGTGCTACTG TGAAGAAAATGTTTACATGTTATGTAAGGAGCTTATCAGAACCGGAGTGGCTGACCCTGCAGGCACTGATCTTTATGTTGTTTTCATATCAAATGAGGAAAAGAAG GTTCCTCTCTGGCATCAGAAAGCAGGCCATTCTGACAACGGATTTATTTGCTGGGATTATCATGTGATCTGCATCCAG TCTAGGCGAAGCAAAGGAGAAGTTCTTGATTTTGTTTGGGATCTGGACTCCGATCTTCCTTTTCCTTCCCCATTCATCCAATATGTTTCTGATGCGATTCAACCACTATCATTCAGCAATTCCAGATATGCAAG ACTCTTCCGTGTGATTCATGCTCCTGTGTTTCTTCGATCATTTGCCTCAGATAGAAGCCATATGAAGGATCCTGAGGGGAACTGGATTCAGTTACCCCCAAAATATGAACCAGTTGTGGCTGAAG ATGGAACCACCAATAACCTCAATGAGTACATCATGATGTCTGTGGAGGATGTGGCAGACGTAGAAAGTATGGCTAATGATGTTTACTACAACAAGCATGGTGTGGTGCTAAATGAAACGATTTTGCCTAAATTCTTTGCTCAGCTGCCTGGTCCAGATACTTAG
- the LOC8076839 gene encoding protein N-terminal glutamine amidohydrolase isoform X1, whose translation MDGGRAAAVGGDPSPIAAPTNPSALSSRPVDVSSFTHTPCYCLSIYVATSLQLQGEENVYMLCKELIRTGVADPAGTDLYVVFISNEEKKVPLWHQKAGHSDNGFICWDYHVICIQSRRSKGEVLDFVWDLDSDLPFPSPFIQYVSDAIQPLSFSNSRYARLFRVIHAPVFLRSFASDRSHMKDPEGNWIQLPPKYEPVVAEDGTTNNLNEYIMMSVEDVADVESMANDVYYNKHGVVLNETILPKFFAQLPGPDT comes from the exons ATGGACGGCGGACGAGCCGCAGCCGTCGGCGGCGACCCCTCTCCCATCGCTGCTCCTACCAATCCCTCGGCGCTGAGCAGCAGGCCCGTCGATGTCTCCTCGTTTACCCACACCCCGTGCTACTG TCTCAGCATCTACGTTGCGACGTCGCTACAACTGCAGGG TGAAGAAAATGTTTACATGTTATGTAAGGAGCTTATCAGAACCGGAGTGGCTGACCCTGCAGGCACTGATCTTTATGTTGTTTTCATATCAAATGAGGAAAAGAAG GTTCCTCTCTGGCATCAGAAAGCAGGCCATTCTGACAACGGATTTATTTGCTGGGATTATCATGTGATCTGCATCCAG TCTAGGCGAAGCAAAGGAGAAGTTCTTGATTTTGTTTGGGATCTGGACTCCGATCTTCCTTTTCCTTCCCCATTCATCCAATATGTTTCTGATGCGATTCAACCACTATCATTCAGCAATTCCAGATATGCAAG ACTCTTCCGTGTGATTCATGCTCCTGTGTTTCTTCGATCATTTGCCTCAGATAGAAGCCATATGAAGGATCCTGAGGGGAACTGGATTCAGTTACCCCCAAAATATGAACCAGTTGTGGCTGAAG ATGGAACCACCAATAACCTCAATGAGTACATCATGATGTCTGTGGAGGATGTGGCAGACGTAGAAAGTATGGCTAATGATGTTTACTACAACAAGCATGGTGTGGTGCTAAATGAAACGATTTTGCCTAAATTCTTTGCTCAGCTGCCTGGTCCAGATACTTAG
- the LOC8077956 gene encoding LOW QUALITY PROTEIN: putative NAD kinase 3 (The sequence of the model RefSeq protein was modified relative to this genomic sequence to represent the inferred CDS: substituted 1 base at 1 genomic stop codon) encodes MSANELAAADEVCDERINFNVATSNQTENGDITTVSLVESERAAYAFIPQTPIRSTDAHLEEFSEALRTVAKTLRRVAEGKAAAQAEAAEWKRKYELEMASKEHKHYNVIKGCSNFRKDKLEQPTSQLALETAPIDQTSCCGNHGICSHQILQDECPGPKRKPDEKIIGRKAPFRLLWGCDGDKNGQHKRDFVSFEKGDIKTAERSNKQILLKWESPPQTVLLVTKPNSNSVLALCAEMVRWLKEHNNMNVFVEPXVRKELLAEDSYFSFIQTCNNDQEAKTLHTKIDLIVTLGGDGTVLWAASLFIGPVPPVVAFSLGSLGFMTPFPSEQYRECLSNVLKQPFSITLRSRLQCHVIRDAAKEQVENEQPILVLNEVTIDRGMSSYLTYLECYCDSSYVTRVQGDGLIISTTSGSTAYSLAAGGSMVHPQVPGILFTPICPHSLSFRPLILPEYVTLCVQVPLNSRGHAWASFDGKGRIQLGRGDALICSISPWPVPTACLADSTTDFLRSIHDGLHWNLRKSQSFDGPSA; translated from the exons ATGTCTGCCAACGAGCTTGCCGCTGCGGATGAG GTTTGTGATGAAAGAATAAACTTTAATGTGGCTACCTCAAATCAAACTGAAAATGGAGACATCACCACAGTTAGTTTGGTGGAGTCAGAGAGGGCGGCTTATGCGTTTATTCCTCAAACTCCTATCAGATCAACTGATGCACACCTTGAAGAGTTCTCTGAAGCTTTGAGAA CTGTTGCAAAAACACTGCGACGAGTTGCAGAAGGGAAAGCTGCTGCTCAAGCAGAGGCAGCTGAATGGAAGCGTAAATATGAATTAGAGATGGCATCCAAGGAACACAAACATTATAATGTAATCAAAG GCTGCAGTAACTTTAGGAAGGACAAGTTAGAGCAACCGACTAGTCAATTGGCATTGGAGACTGCCCCCATTGATCAAACAAGTTGCTGTGGAAACCATGGAATCTGTTCACATCAAATACTCCAGGATGAATGTCCTGGACCTAAACGAAAACCAGATGAAAAGATTATTGGAAGAAAG GCACCTTTTAGACTTCTATGGGGATGCGATGGGGATAAGAATGGTCAGCACAAGCGTGATTTTGTGTCCTTCGAAAAAGGTGACATAAAAACAGCAGAGCGCAGCAATAAGCAG ATTTTGCTAAAATGGGAATCCCCTCCGCAAACAGTTCTTTTAGTTACTAAACCTAATTCCAACTCTGTGCTTGCTCTCTGTGCTGAAATGGTTAG ATGGCTTAAAGAGCACAATAATATGAATGTGTTCGTAGAGCCATGAGTTAGAAAGGAACTACTGGCTGAAGATTCTTACTTCAGCTTTATCCAGACATGTAATAATG ATCAGGAAGCAAAGACATTACATACGAAAATTGATCTGATTGTAACCCTTGGCGGGGACGGAACTGTTTTGTGG GCTGCATCATTATTCATTGGGCCAGTTCCCCCTGTTGTTGCGTTCTCTCTTGGGTCATTGGGATTCATGACTCCATTCC CAAGCGAACAATACCGTGAATGTTTGAGCAATGTGCTAAAACAACCATTTAGCATCACACTGAGGAGCCGTCTGCAGTGTCATGTGATCCGTGATGCAGCTAAGGAGCAAGTTGAGAATGAGCAACCAATTCTAGTACTAAATGAAGTGACAATTGACCGTGGAATGTCATCTTACCTTACCTACCTAGAATGCTACTGTGACAGCTCTTATGTTACACGCGTACAAGGAGATGGGTTAATAATATCAACAACATCTGGAAGCACTGCATATTCATTGGCAGCTGGAGGGTCAATGGTTCATCCACAG GTACCAGGGATCCTTTTCACACCAATCTGTCCGCATTCGCTGTCATTCAGGCCCTTGATTCTACCAGAATATGTAACTCTGTGCGTGCAAGTGCCACTCAATAGTAGGGGGCACGCTTGGGCATCCTTTGATGGCAAAGGCAGGATTCAGCTAGGACGAGGTGATGCGCTCATCTGCAGTATTTCCCCTTGGCCTGTACCTACAGCGTGCCTTGCGGACTCGACAACCGACTTCCTGCGAAGCATCCATGATGGTCTTCACTGGAACCTGAGGAAAAGCCAATCGTTCGATGGCCCATCTGCATGA
- the LOC110430465 gene encoding putative nuclease HARBI1: MQAAFRGRKNAPTQNVLAAVSFDLKFVYVLAGWEGSAHDATILADALQRTDGLRVPPGKFYLVDARYACRPGFLPPYRGTRYHLKEYGHRNYPTTPKELFNLRHSSLRVTVERAFGCLKNRFRIIDTNKPFHPLKTQIKLVLACCILHNWILSFGDDEIIPVEFSWIPNETNTQPPPGTEDNAAWVMKRDEWANHMWANRGLSRI; the protein is encoded by the exons ATGCAAGCTGCATTTAGGGGTAGAAAGAATGCCCCCACTCAAAATGTATTAGCTGCAGTTAGCTTTGACCTCAAATTTGTGTATGTGTTGGCTGGGTGGGAGGGATCAGCACATGATGCCACAATACTAGCTGATGCATTACAGAGAACTGATGGGTTAAGGGTTCCTCCAG GAAAATTCTACTTAGTAGATGCCAGATATGCATGTCGGCCTGGATTTCTTCCTCCATACCGAGGTACTAGGTATCATCTCAAAGAATATGGGCATAGGAACTACCCAACCACCCCTAAGGAGCTCTTCAATTTGAGGCACTCTAGTTTAAGAGTGACTGTAGAGAGGGCTTTTGGATGTTTGAAGAATCGCTTTCGCATAATAGACACCAACAAGCCATTCCACCCCTTGAAGACACAAATCAAGTTAGTCCTTGCATGTTGTATATTACACAACTGGATCCTGAGTTTTGGGGATGATGAGATAATCCCTGTAGAGTTCTCCTGGATTCCAAATGAAACCAACACTCAGCCCCCTCCTGGTACTGAAGACAATGCTGCCTGGGTAATGAAAAGGGATGAATGGGCTAACCACATGTGGGCTAATAGGGGACTTTCAAGGATCTAG